The genomic interval cacaagagaaaggcttttCACCTGTATGAGTCCTCATATGatcatttaaataactttttccacagaaactttttccacaggttcaACAAAAGAATGGTTTCTCACTTGTATGAGTCCACATGTGAGAagttaaatgctttttttgacTGAacctttttccacaggtcccacaagaGAAAAGCTTCTCACTAGTATGTGTCTGCATGTGTCCAATTaaactctttctgtttttgtaaatttttccacaggtcccacatgaAAAAGGCCTTTCATCTGTATGAGTCCACAAGTGACTAGTTAAAGAGCTTTTTTGAcgaaaactttttccacaagtcacaCAAGAGTAAGGCTTCTCATTAGTATGTATCATCATGTGACGATATAAATAACTTCTGTATATGAAACTTTTTCCGCAGCTTGCACATTTGAAAGGCATCTCACCTGTATGAATTCTCATGTGATTAGTTAGAATGCATTGTCgatagaaacattttccacaggtcacacatgagAAAGGCCTCTCGTCTGTGTGAATCTTCATGTGACGAAGTAACTCAGGCTTGGCCCGGAATccttttccacaggtcacacatgagAAAGGCCTCTCGTCTGTGTGAATCTTCATGTGACGAAGTAACTCAGGCTTGGCCCGGAATccttttccacaggtcacacatgagAAAGGCCTCTCGTCTGTGTGAATCTTCATGTGACGAAGTAACTCAGGCTTGGCCCGGAATccttttccacaggtcacacatgagAAAGGCCTCTCATCTGTGTGAATCTTCATGTGACGAAGTAACTCAGGCTTGGCCCGGAATccttttccacaggtcacacatgagAAAGGCCTCTCGTCTGTGTGAATCTTCATGTGACGAAGTAACTCAGGCTTGGCCCGGAATccttttccacaggtcacacatgagAAAGGCCTCTCATCTGTGTGACTCCTCATGTGAATAACTACCTGAGGTTtggttttgaaactttttccacaagtcacacatgaaaaaggcttctctcctgtgtgaatCTTCATGTGATGAAGCAAATGAGAATTGTTTTGGaagctttttccacaggtcccacataAAAAAGGCCTCTCACCTGTGTGACTTCTCATGTGACTAACTAGCTCAGCTTTGGTTacgaaactttttccacaagtcacacatgaaaaaagcttctctcctgtgtgaatCTTCATGTGACGAAccaaattacatttgttttggaagctttttccacaggtcccacataAAAAAGGCCTCTCACCTGTGTGACTTCTCATGTGACTAACTAGCTCAGCTTTGGTTacgaaactttttccacaagtcacacatgaaaaaagcttctctcctgtgtgaaACTTCATGTGATGAAGTACAGTTGATTTGTAACGGAAACCTTTTCCACAGCTTAAACATGTGAAAGGTTTCTTGTCggtgtgagttctcatgtgcGTCATCAAGGAACTGCTTTGAGAAAAGGCGTCATCACAGATTTTACAAGAATATTGTTTTTGGTCTGGATGAactttcttctgtgttttctcttttgaacTCTCAGTTTTACCTTtttgctgtttggttttctgatATCTCTGAGGTTTCTGATTTTCATCTCTCTTTTCTCCTGAGTCCTCAGAATTGCATCCTTCCTGATCCTGGTTCTCATTTTCAGAAGAGCCATGAGAGATGAGTTGGGtcctctgtggttctgtttcattGCGGATTCTGTGCACAGTAGAAGGATTCAATAAAATGTCAtcagtttcctgtttcagcacaagctgctcttcatcctgactgatgcagagctgcttcttttcctctttgaGTTGATGTTCGGGCTCTTCTTGCTCCTGTTTTATctccagaggttctggttcctctttcatctccagaggttctggttcctcttgttTTAAAGGGAAGTTCCCCTCCTGGTTGCTGAGGTCATTGAGAACCCCTTCCTCTTTACACACACAGCACTGATCTggaccaaaacacaaaacaaaaacttttaattttgagtCAAATAGTCAACCTTTAACTTTAATCCCTTGATGGATATATGCAGCTTTTTCTTGGACTATTCTAAAATTAGAAAGTTTTATGTATGAAAATCGGTCAAAACAAATTATTGACATTCTTCCTATGTTTTCTGGCATATAGCTAATAAGAGATTTTAGTAATTCTAAGTTCAGGTCCAATTTATCTTCTAACCATgagggaaaaaatgtgaatgtttttttaaaaaacaagcatatGTATCTCACTTTAACATTAAGGTTGGAAAAATAACTTAGAAGTGAATCTTTTAATGAAGTAGATGTCAGTCAAAACATGTCATGAACATCCAGGTGAGCAAACAAAATGGCAATATCTTAACCGAGTGGCTCCCTGACAAATATTCCACACAGCAGCTCGACTAAGTCCATATTATCCTCCTTTGCATTAACAGCAGTTCTTTGTTACTGGAACAATAAACCTCAATCGGCCTTCACACCTCAGCTTGGCTCTGCTGTACGTTGAGGCCGCTGTGCACTGCAGCCTCAACTCCAAACCGGTCGATCTGTTCTGCGCGTGAATAAAGTTGGTTTTCCTTCTTTCATCTATCTCACACTTATGTCCCATTAAGTGTGACGTGCAGAGACAATTGTGTGTCTCTCATTTACGTTCTCTGAGTAGTTTCAGTTGCAGTCTTCGAACGCTGCTTATCTTtcaataaagatataaaaacaagaatcaaTCCTTCCCCAATTTACTAAAGTTTCTCTGCCTCCTTTATCCTTGTATACCTGTGGCCCAACATCTGAAATTAGTTTATGAttagatatatttttagatatatatatgaTTATGTAGAGTTTGAAAAAACTCTGAGACCAAGATCAAaattagtgaacaaaaacagcataatTTGCATCTATAGATGGAGAACTAACAACAGTAACACTGTTAGTAGAGCTCTAAACTCTAACAGAGGCACTCTAACTTTATACACCTCTTCACGCACAACCTGGGAGTTGTCAACAGTTCTAAGAAACTTAAGAGATATacatattaaaagaaaagaaaagcacttcGTTTCTGTCACCAAGGTGATCAGATGGAACATCTTTACATACTCAGTAACCACAGGTCAGCAAAGGTTTAGTTTCCAATAACTGCTTTGATCATATTCTTATTTCCTTGCGCCCTGGGTTCAATAGTTTAAACCTCAGGGTGTGAATACTATTTGTCTTTGTCAGTTGCCAGATGCCTGACATGAAGGAACGAGCTGCTGAGCTGTCAAAGTGGAACAAACAAAACCTCATCCTGTCtctgcagcagagggcagtTAATCGCATTCCTATTTCAAACATCTGCACAGATGGAGAGCACCACAGTTATACCACATACTGCCCTTCACACACAGACAGGATGTCACCAACATTCCCAAGAAGCTTATTAGattaacacacacagagaaaaatgaaacgTTCAGTTAAAAACCGGTTTCAGGCAGAACATTCTGTGTCTACTAATAATCGCCCAGCCATGGGATCTGGTCTGTCACCCCGCGAGGTATGATAAATATTTACTATAACTATTTACTATAACTATTTGCTTATCGCCTGTTGCTAGGCCTCAGACACACTAAGGCAAAACTGCGAAGGGCAAAAGAGGAATAATAACTCTGTGAGCCTGAGTAAgatataataaactgattaaacattgtaagattaatacaaaataaacttttaaaaatattttattttccacaaattcaTTAATGCTTAAATGGATTAACAAATTGTTTGATAAAAGTAAACACACTGTGAATAATTATTGTATTCCACAATCagacaaaattatatttgaaatatcttcAATGAGATTTTGAAAAGTATAAATGAAGTCAGATTTACAATTATGTTGCATGGAGGTTTCAATTCATGATGTCTAAAGTGAATTACTGCCTGAAATAGATTTCAGATAATTAATAATCAATTTACTTGTAACATGTTTATCTGCTGGTTTCCCAGCTCTGCAAacccaataaacaaaacaaaggtgtTGCTTTTCTTTAGGATTTGAATTATGAGTAGTCGGAACAAAAAGTGGGATAACTCAAATTTACTTTGACTAGTCATAATTTGATTATATGAAATATGTGCTTCAGATAGAAATACACTATAAATATATTGAATTGAAACCACCACACATCTTAATGGTAAATCTGATGTCATTTGTACTAGTCAGGATGTACTTAAATATACCTCGAAGACATATTTTGTCTGgtcaaaaacataattatattGTTTAAACAGATCTAGTGATGCACTTTatggaataaataataaaataataataatattttttgtaatcgACCTGCTCTCCCTAACCTCCCGAAGTCCAACCAgtgctctgtttctgtcttatcagctaatttatttctgtaaaacattgaTCTTAATTCGGTCTCAAACATTGTTTCCTTTCATCTGTCTCGTGTATTTCCTTCAGCTTTTGTCCGTTTCGCGCCTCATATCATCAGTAAAACGTGAAGGTGTTTCGTACCTATCCGCTGTAAGATGATCTTCGGTATCCGGGTGAAATCCAGCAGTTTGCGCTGATCCGCCATCTCTTCCTCCATCTTGATGTTGATTTCTTTCaactctgtgaatgttttttcAGCAGGAGTTAACAGCTCGTTGATAAACTCTCTctgaggctgaactgaagacatttttacagcaaataCTCAGATACTTATCTAAAACTAGCGACGTGCTTTCTGTGCAGAGGGTTCGGGCCGCGTGTCGAGTAAAACAGGAGGATTCTTATGAAGCTTTTGTTCCTGGAGCAGGATGTGACGTTTGAAGCTGCGCGAACTGGACGTAACACGTGACTGATTCCGGATATGGTTCCACTGTTTGCTTCCGGATAGATAAGGCATTAAAACGCTGTTTCTCCCGCgttacattttcttgttttaggattttattacGTGTGTTTGTAATTTATCTGAGCGCCTTTTTGCGATTATCCATTAGTGATGGGTAAGTGAGGCTTCAAGTATCGTTTAGACCCAAAGCAAAACTGTATTGATACTATGTCGATACTGtgtcactgaatactgacacctgctggtcaTTAAAAATCCCTACAGGCAACGTAGTTTGATTTGATGACTTAGTCTAAACAATAAGATTcaagttattgtattttattgtatgtcATATATTGTATTAAGTCATATCTTCagtgaaattcaaaatatatttgatattcttcGATACAGTCAATGAATAATGTGAACATGGACCAAGTGATGAAAGTGAAAGTGTTTAGAATGAGGATGCTTgtggacagttttttttcccccacaggttttcattaaaaaaaaatcattttttccaaaattttgaaatttagcCCGTTCCGTTTTTTTGACACAACTTCTCctgtgtataaaaaaataaagtaaactaTACATTTCTATGAAATAGTTTATAAAAAGCAACTGAGTAATTTGTAGAATGACAGTATACCTGAGTTTATCCTGGTGTATCTGGGATTATAATACCTCAGCATTGAGGAGGtgaatttattaaagaaaacagattttagtgacactgtatattgttcatataaatataattttttcttttatatttattttgtacgtATGGATGTGTTttgctggaaatgttttttattatgtatttatagcggggttgtctttattttcattttttcagtctaaagatttttaattatggagggtaatttaagaataaaattatgaaatgtatgATTTAAAAGGAGAAACGTATGCAACACTTAACCTGAGGAACATAATACGAAGTCAATTTCAGCTAAATTTGGATTCAGATAGTAGAAACTGGAAGGAACTGGATGAAACAACAACGAAGTGATAACCAAtgccttatttttttaatgtaaaatcaaaatggtCCCAAACTTCGAAACCTTATGTTTGCCATGAAGCTCCATAGTTGACGCTGTACCGTAAAAGATCGAGAATTATTTTGGCAAATGCTTCCCGCTGACAGATTCGTTtccttataaacacagtttggcGCGTCAGTGTCATTTCGAAACAGTTCCTGTATCGGTCATGTGTCATGGTGAAAGCAAAACGCGCACTGACACGGGGTTTGGTCTCTGGGCTTGACACATGCGCCGACGCATCGGTGTTGCCGGACCATCACTATTattcatcatccatcatctCTAATGTCAAAAAACCAACACAGTGGATCCTGTGTTGTAATTTCTAATGTTTCAAAAAGTTAAGTGTCGTGTTCAAAATAACTTATGTATACACTGAGCCACCTGTACTGAGTAATTATTTAGTTCTACAGTGCTCTACTGACTAGGTGATACTAACACATTTCGCACCAAAACCAAATTTAATTTCACCTCAggtgtttttcagaaattatttcatttaacagttggatgtgaaaacatgcaaaagacaACACTACTTCATAGCTTTCATAGCTATCCTGAACATTCTCATTCAGGGTTCAAGATtcttaataatatttaatatcatGTTTTTAGCAGATTCTTACTGAAAATCTTTGCATCGTTGTTTCTAGGTCTGACACAAATTCTCTGTTGAATTGATTCCAGCGTTTCGATGCATTTGGTAAATTTGAATAGGGCGACATCTGCTGGTCTATCCGTAACGCTGCATTTGATTACAGCGATAAAGGACAAGTACttaataaagacataaaataattagggtgaccaaacgtccatatttcccgggacatgtccatatttcacgtcctgtcccgggatATTtgtagaaagtgaggaaatctTCAGTTTTTTCGTGGTGTCGCcgtctccccccaccccccgatCAAAGGTGTCccggttttcccaaatgaaaatatggtcaccctaaaATAATGCATTGGTTGTAGTGAATCGTTTTCTACATTTGCCTGATCCTTACAGACCTGAAACAATGGTTCTTCTCTCTATCATTCACTGACTACCAACTACACAATAccaactttaaaacaaccacaggtGAAACAAAGACCTGAATATAATTAAGATGTTATGAGTTATAAGAAGTTGTCAGTTCCCTCTGTCTGTatgtttctctattttttaaTGGATCGATGCACCTGCAGTTCATGTGAACCCATGAGGACTTTCCTGAGATATCAATGACTGAAATGGATCTTCATTGTTTTCTGAGACACtaatccttttttcttttctgttgtatCATTTGtgtacatatatgtacataGATGCATATATGTTGGGTTCATAATAATGCATGTTCTTAAATAGagtatgttaaaaaaaagagagatactTGGGAGAAATGATAAGAGAAAAGactcaaaaagcagaaacttttACATGGGTCCCAATCCACTATTGaactgaaaaaagacaaataattatggttaaaaaaactttattatacAAGAATGAtatagaaacagtttttgctgGTCATATTTCTATCTGAAATTGAATCTCTATCAACAATAAATTTTGTAACatcctaaataataaaaaccttctCAAACAAATAATGTgttacagataaaataaaagtcaaatgaatgaaaaaaatacttcagtttACAGTAAACTTagcaagaataaagtcaatgtagatgttttaacaaaaaaagggaaaacatctCAGGTTTCATCATAGCCATATTATGATGAAACCTACATTACGCTAACTATGTTAGCAAAACTTAGCAACATCTGTATTGTTGCCATCATATGATCAACAGTATTTTCTCCCTGAATCAAAAACTTAAGAGAAAGTAATGAAAAAgtaatacatatttatattcaacTTTAGAATAAAAATTTATCTAAATATACCTACGCCAACAGTTCATATAGTAACAAGTAACATGCATCCTCTGAccaaaattaatgaaatattgtACAATCAATCTACATAACAGCTTTATAAGtctaaatctgaaaacattcaaatccaTTGTAACTTAGAGATAAACAATCTATTAATATCTCactagacaaaaaaacattaaaaattcatGCATAACTTTGTAAACTCTAAATATCTCacctaaaaacaattttaaataaaaagacaaaaccgAAAGAATAGAGTGaaagttttgtttctcagtTAAACATCCGATTTCAAATGCTTTTCTTCTCCAAGCTGCTACATTATAGAAATGTTACTCAGCTGTAATTACTCTGCTTCCAAACTGTGAGTTATTGTGTTTTGGTACTTCAGATTATGTTTTGGTACTTGAGAGTCAGATTATGCCGTTCCTCCTGTACGAGTCTTCATGTGAACAGTTAAATTGCTCTGATAACGGAAGTCTTTTCCACAAGTCCCACATAAGAAAGGCTTCTGACCTGCGTGAGTCCTCATGTGACTAGTCAATTTGCCTTGATAacggaaactttttccacaaaatccACAAGAAAGTGGCTTCTCATCTGTATGAATCCtcatgtgaaaagtttaaatgctttttaagtGGAATCGCTTTCCACAAgtcccacaagagaaaggcttttCACCTGTATGAGTCCTAATATGatcatttaaataactttttacacagaaactttttccacaggttcaACAAGAGAATGGTTTCTCATTTGTATGAGTCCACATGTGAGAagttaaatgctttttttgacTGAacctttttccacaggtcccacaagaGAAAAGCTTCTCACTAGTATGTGTCTGCATGTGTCCAAAtaaactgtttctgcttttgtaattttttccacaggtcccacatgaAAAAGGCCTTTCATCTGTATGAGTCCACAAGTGACTAGTTAAAGAGCTTTTTTGAcgaaaactttttccacaagtcccACAAGAGTAAGGCTTCTCATTAGTATGTATCATCATGTGACGAAGTAACTTAGGCTTGGCCCGGAATccttttccacaggtcacacatgagAAGGGCCTCTCATCTGTGTGAATCTTCATGTGACAAAGTAACTCAGGCTTGGCCCGGAATccttttccacaggtcacacatgagAAAGGCCTCTCATCTGTGTGAATCTTCATGTGACGAAGTAAACCAGGCTTGGCCCGGAATTcttttccacaggtcacacatgagaaaggcttcttATTAGTATGTATCATCATGTGACGATATAAACAACTTCTGTatctgaaactttttccacaggtcacacatgagAAAGGCCTCTCATCTGTGTGAATCTTCATGTGAGAAAGTAAATCAGGCTTGGCCCGGAATccttttccacaggtcacacatgagAAAGGCCTCTCATCTGTGTGAATCTTCATGTGACGAAGTAACTCAGGCTTGGCCCGGAATccttttccacaggtcacacatgagAAAGGCCTCTCATCTGTGTGAATCTTCATGTGACGAAGTAACTTAGGCTTGGACCGGAATCCTTTTCCACAGGTTCCACATGAAAAAGGCCTCTCATCTGTGTGAATCTTCATGTGACGAAGTAAATCAGGCTTGGTCCGGAATccttttccacaggtcacacatgagAAAGGCCTCTCATCTGTGTGAATCTTCATGTGACGAAGTAAATCAGCTTTGGttatgaaactttttccacaagtcacaCATAAAAAAggcttctctcctgtgtgaatCTTCATGTGATGAAGTACAGTTGATTTGTAACGGAAACCTTTTCCACAGCTTAAACATGTGAAAGGTTTCTTGTCggtgtgagttctcatgtgtGTCATCAAGGAACTGCTTTGAGAAAAGGCTTCATCACAGATTTTACAAGAATATTGTTTTTGGTCTGGATGAactttcttctgtgttttctcttttgaacTCTGAGTTTTACCTTTTGAACTCTCAGTTTTACCTTtttgctgtttggttttctgatATCTCTGAGGTTTCTGATTTTCATCTCTCTTTTCTCCTGAGTCCTCAGAATTGCATCCTTCCTGATCCTGGTTCTCATTTTCAGAAGAGCCATGAGAGATGAGTTGGGtcctctgtggttctgtttcattGTGGATTCTGTGCACAGTAGAAGGATTCAATAAAATGTCAtcagtttcctgtttcagcacaagctgctcttcatcctgactgatgcagagctgcttcttttcctctttgaGTTGATGTTCGGGCTCTTCTTGCTCCTGtttcatctccagaggttctggttcctctttcatctccagaggttctggttcctctttcatctccagaggttctggttcctcttgttTTAAAGGGAAGTTCCCCTCCTGGTTGCTGAGGTCATTGAGAACCCCTTCCTCTTTACACACAGCACTGATCTggaccaaaacacaaaacaaaaacttttaattttgagtCAAATAGTCAACCTTTAACTTTAATCCCTTGATGGATATATGCAGCTTTTTCTTGGACTATTCTAAAATTAGAAAGTTTTATGCATGAAAATCGGTCAAAACAAATGATTGACATTCTTCCTATGTTTTCTGGCATATAGCAAATAAGAGATTTTAGTAATTCTAAGTTCAGGTCCAATTTATCTTCTAACCATgagggaaaaaatgtgaatgttttttttttaaaacaagcataTGTATCTCACTTTAACTTTAAGGTTGGAAAAATAACTTAGAAGTGATTCTAAGTTATTAGAATGGCTAACAGATGGCTTCTCATCTGTATGAATCCTCAagtgaaaagtttaaatgttttttaagtggAATCGCTTTCCACAAgtcccacaagagaaaggcttttCACCTGTATGAGTCCTCATATGatcatttaaataactttttccacagaaactttttccacaagttcAACAAGAGAATGGTTTCTCATTTGTATGAGTCCACATGTGAGAagttaaatgctttttttgacTGAacctttttccacaggtcccacaagaGAAAAGCTTCTCACTAGTATGTGTCTGCATGTGTCCAAAtaaactgtttctgcttttgtaaatttttccacaggtcccacatgaAAAAGGCCTTTCATCTGTATGAGTCCACAAGTGACTAGTTAAAGAGCTTTTTTGAcgaaaactttttccacaagtcccACAAGAGTAAGGCTTCTCATTAGTATGTATCATCATGTGACGAAGTAACTTAGGCTTGGCCCGGAATccttttccacaggtcacacatgagAAGGGCCTCTCATCTGTGTGAATCTTCATGTGACAAAGTAACTCAGGCTTGGCCCGGAATccttttccacaggtcacacatgagAAAGGCCTCTCATCTGTGTGAATCTTCATGTGACGAAGTAAACCAGGCTTGGCCCGGAATTcttttccacaggtcacacatgagaaaggcttcttATTAGTATGTATCATCATGTGACGATATAAACAACTTCTGTatctgaaactttttccacagctAGCACATATGAAAGGCATGTCACCTGTATGAATTCTCATGTGACTAGTTAGAATGCATTTTCgatagaaacattttccacaggtcacacatgagAAAGGCCTCTCATCTGTGTGAATCTTCATGTGAGAAAGTAAATCAGGCTTGGCCCGGAATccttttccacaggtcacacatgagAAAGGCCTCTCATCTGTGTGAATCTTCATGTGACGAAGTAACTCAGGCTTGGCCCGGAATccttttccacaggtcacacatgagAAAGGCCTCTCATCTGTGTGAATCTTCATGTGACGAAGTAACTTAGGCTTGGACCGGAATCCTTTTCCACAGGTTCCACATGAAAAAGGCCTCTCATCTGTGTGAATCTTCATGTGACGAAGTAAATCAGGCTTGGTCCGGAATCCTTTTCCACAAGTCACACATGAGAAAGGCCTCTCATCTGTGTGAATCTTCATGTGACGAAGTAAATCAGCTTTGGttatgaaactttttccacaagtcacaCATAAAAAAggcttctctcctgtgtgaatCTTCATGTGATGAAGTACAGTTGATTTGTAACGGAAACCTTTTCCACAGCTTAAACATGTGAAAGGTTTCTTGTCggtgtgagttctcatgtgtGTCATCAAGGAACTGCTTTGAGAAAAGGCTTCATCACAGATTTTACAAGAATATTGTTTTTGGTCTGGATGAactttcttctgtgttttctcttttgaacTCTGAGTTTTACCTTTTGAACTCTCAGTTTTACCTTtttgctgtttggttttctgatATCTCTGAGGTTTCTGATTTTCATCTCTCTTTTCTCCTGAGTCCTCAGAATTGCATCCTTCCTGATCCTGGTTCTCATTTTCAGAAGAGCCATGAGAGATGAGTTGGGtcctctgtggttctgtttcattGCGGATTCTGTGCACAGTAGAAGGATTCAATAAAATGTCAtcagtttcctgtttcagcacaagctgctcttcatcctgactgatgcagagctgcttcttttcctctttgaGTTGATGTTCGGGCTCTTCTTGCTCCTGtttcatctccagaggttctggttcctctttcatctccagaggttctggttcctctttcatctccagaggttctggttcctcttgttTTAAAGGGAAGTTCCCCTCCTGGTTGCTGAGGTCATTGAGAACCCCTTCCTCTTTACACACACAGCACTGATCTggaccaaaacacaaaacaaaaacttttaattttgagtCAAATAGTCAACCTTTAACTTTAATCCCTTGATGGATATATGCAGCTTTTTCTTGGACTATTCTAAAATTAGAAAGTTTTATGCATGAAAATCGGTCAAAACAAATGATTGACATTCTTCCTATGTTTTCTGGCATATAGCAAATAAGAGATTTTAGTAATTCTAAGTTCAGGTCCAATTTATCTTCTAACCATgagggaaaaaatgtgaatgttttttttttaaaacaagcataTGTATCTCACTTTAACTTTAAGGTTGGAAAAATAACTTAGAAGTGATTCTAAGTTATTAGAATGGCTAACAGATGGCTTCTCATCTGTATGAATCCTCAagtgaaaagtttaaatgttttttaagtggAATCGCTTTCCACAAgtcccacaagagaaaggcttttCACCTGTATGAGTCCTCATATGatcatttaaataactttttccacagaaactttttccacaagttcAACAAGAGAATGGTTTCTCATTTGTATGAGTCCACATGTGAGAagttaaatgctttttttgacTGAacctttttccacaggtcccacaagaGAAAAGCTTCTCACTAGTATGTGTCTGCATGTGTCCaaataaactgtttctgtttttgtaaatttttccacaggtcccacatgaAAAAG from Gambusia affinis linkage group LG18, SWU_Gaff_1.0, whole genome shotgun sequence carries:
- the LOC122820935 gene encoding zinc finger protein 271-like, with the protein product MEEEMADQRRLLDFTRIPRIILHRIDLRHCSVCKDDGTFNDLSNQEGKFPLKQEEPEPLQIKQEQEEPEHQQLKEEELKEQLCISQDEEQLMLKQETSTVQIMHNEPEPQMNQLISHGSSEDQCCVCKEEGVLNDLSNQEGNFPLKQEEPEPLEMKEEPEPLEMKEEPEPLEMKQEQEEPEHQLKEEKKQLCISQDEEQLVLKQETDDILLNPSTVHRIRNETEPQRTQLISHGSSENENQDQEGCNSEDSGEKRDENQKPQRYQKTKQQKGKTESSKGKTQSSKEKTQKKVHPDQKQYSCKICDEAFSQSSSLMTHMRTHTDKKPFTCLSCGKGFRYKSTVLHHMKIHTGEKPFLCVTCGKSFITKADLLRHMKIHTDERPFSCVTCGKGFRTKPDLLRHMKIHTDERPFSCGTCGKGFRSKPKLLRHMKIHTDERPFSCVTCGKGFRTKPDLLRHMKIHTDERPFSCGTCGKGFRSKPKLLRHMKIHTDERPFSCVTCGKGFRAKPELLRHMKIHTDERPFSCVTCGKGFRAKPDLLSHMKIHTDERPFSCVTCGKSFRYRSCLYRHMMIHTNKKPFSCVTCGKEFRAKPGLLRHMKIHTDERPFSCVTCGKGFRAKPELLRHMKIHTDERPFSCVTCGKGFRAKPELLRHMKIHTDERPFSCVTCGKGFRAKPELLRHMKIHTDERPFSCVTCGKGFRAKPELLRHMKIHTDERPFSCVTCGKGFRAKPELLRHMKIHTDERPFSCVTCGKCFYRQCILTNHMRIHTGEMPFKCASCGKSFIYRSYLYRHMMIHTNEKPYSCVTCGKSFRQKSSLTSHLWTHTDERPFSCGTCGKIYKNRKSLIGHMQTHTSEKLFSCGTCGKRFSQKKHLTSHMWTHTSEKPFFC